From a region of the Cucumis sativus cultivar 9930 chromosome 6, Cucumber_9930_V3, whole genome shotgun sequence genome:
- the LOC101218219 gene encoding uncharacterized protein LOC101218219 encodes MRNMGSSPSTRGIAAIVGVGPKLGRSIARKFAHEGYTVAILARDLGRLSRFADEIAREEKSQVFAIRIDCSDSRSVREAFEGVLSLGFVEVLIYNANQQVSRQPTRFTDVRIDSFERSLAVSSVGAFHCSQQVIPGMVERGRGTILFTGCSASLNGVAGFSDLCCGKFALRALSQCLARELQPVGIHVAHIIIDGLIGPPRTSSITSHRGGSSSSSSSSSSSSVGSHLQSGIGDQGTMDPDALAQTYWHLHVQDRTAWTQEIDLRPSNPRLF; translated from the exons ATGCGCAACATGGGGAGTTCACCCTCTACCCGAGGAATCGCCGCCATTGTTGGTGTTGGCCCCAAGCTTGGCCGTTCTATCGCTCGCAAGTTCGCCCACGAAGGCTATACCGTCGCTATTCTCGCCAGAGACTTgg GTAGACTATCAAGATTTGCGGATGAGATAGCGAGAGAAGAGAAGTCTCAAGTGTTTGCGATTCGAATAGATTGCTCGGACTCGAGAAGTGTGAGGGAAGCCTTTGAAGGTGTGTTGTCACTGGGATTTGTAGAGGTTTTGATTTACAATGCAAATCAACAAGTTTCAAGACAACCCACAAGATTCACCGATGTTCGTATTGACTCATTTGAGAGATCTCTCGCTGTTTCTTCTGTGGGTGCTTTCCATTGTTCTCAACAG GTTATTCCAGGGATGGTGGAAAGAGGAAGAGGTACGATTCTTTTTACAGGCTGCTCAGCTTCTCTTAATGGCGTTGCTGGTTTCTCTGACCTTT GCTGTGGAAAATTTGCATTAAGAGCATTATCTCAGTGTTTAGCTAGAGAGCTCCAACCCGTTGGAATACACGTCGCTCATATTATTATCGATGGTCTCATTGGCCCACCGag GACAAGTTCAATAACATCTCACAGAGGAGGATCATCTTCATCATCGTCATCATCTTCGTCATCATCAGTTGGATCGCATTTACAAAGTGGAATTGGAGATCAAGGGACAATGGACCCAGATGCGTTGGCTCAAACTTATTGGCACTTGCATGTTCAGGACCGGACTGCTTGGACCCAAGAAATTGATCTACGGCCTTCAAATCCCAGATTGTTCTAG